In one window of Frigoriglobus tundricola DNA:
- the rpoC gene encoding DNA-directed RNA polymerase subunit beta' gives MSTAANNKNADAAAEGTSYERINDFGAVRISLASPQDIRSWSHGEVKKPETINYRTYRPEKDGLFCEKIFGPEKDWECSCGKYRGMKYKGMICDRCGVKVTHSRVRRKRMGHIELAAPVVHIWFFKAMPSRLGTLLDMKTTNLEKIIYFQDYVVVEPGQLGEGDKPVLKERQLLNEEEFKHHRQEYGEAFEVDMGAEAIKKLLEKLNLVKLSDELRERLDKEVARGEKKSKQREKELVKRLKTVEALRDSSNKCEWMVLECIPVIPPDLRPLVLLDSGNFATSDLNDLYRRIINRNNRLKKLVDLNAPEVIIRNEKRMLQQSVDALFDNNRCKRPVLGSSNRPLKSLTDMIKGKQGRFRENLLGKRVDYSARSVIVVGPELKLHQCGLPKKIALELFQPFIIRRLKELQHADTIKSAKKMLERKDDVVWDILEEVTKSHPVMLNRAPTLHRMGIQAFEPVLIEGNAIRIHPLVCKGFNADFDGDQMAVHLPLSIEAQVEATVLMMSTNNIFSPANGNPIITPSQDIVMGCYYLTANRGEEGEAVEAGDGMVFHSPAELFRAHAENKLGMHAKIRVRLPIDKKVVGEVKDEKGNPRAEELPRKPNGLVRTTVGRVIFNDILNPKMAFYDLPLGSKYLSRIIADCYQVLGRRETIALLDRMKETGFRQATRSGLSFASSDLRTPENKEGVLKDKDKEVEKVRKNFDRGIITEVERYNRVIDLWMEARDIITKKMMTELQNDRRIDQVSGKMVPYLNPIYLMAHSGARGGIEQIRQLAGMRGLMAKPSGAIIETPIKSNFREGLTVLEYFSSTHGARKGLADTALKTADSGYLTRKLADVAQNVVITMHDCGTTQGISKGIMYKGDEIDRPLSDAIRGRVSRNTIVHPTNGAAMLAENEMITPAKAKELEKIGIDKITVRSPMTCQAPLGICRLCYGMDLATGTIVEDGMAVGIIAAQSIGEPGTQLTMRTFHIGGAAQSRGSVGDNEHKAKKGGVVQFERVTVVTNELGLRIALAPRAGEVILLRGKDGPVVERFGVPHGAEILVTEGQEVPAATALVKWDPHSVPLLAEEPGIVRYKDLKEGVTVRKELDRATGVERFTIMEHKGDMHPQIVVEGEKGRESKVYYIHERANLMVTNGQKVSAGTLLAKTPREVSQTQDITGGLPRVTELFEARRPRNPAVMAEVSGRIRIDPTRKRGKRIIEVIQETEDGKAQGEVRAHQVPAGAQLRVHMDEYVKNGDPLVYGPLVPHDILRIRGEQEVQEYLVREVQSVYRSQRVDIDDKHIEIIVAAMLRKVKVTLTGDTGLLPGAVMDKFAFSEVNRRLTEECVKVADPGDTTLVPGRVYSREAFEEERAAIEKDKKKKQPTFTVPEAASCEVQLLGITKAAVQSDSFISAASFQETTKVLTEAALASKVDYLVGLKENVILGHLIPAGTGFKSHQEAEVRINAPGEESPALARTSAPPTPDSTTAG, from the coding sequence ATGTCCACCGCCGCCAACAACAAGAACGCCGACGCCGCCGCCGAGGGCACGAGCTACGAACGGATCAACGACTTCGGCGCCGTCCGCATCTCGCTCGCCAGCCCGCAGGACATCCGCTCGTGGTCGCACGGCGAGGTGAAGAAGCCGGAGACGATCAACTACCGCACGTACCGCCCCGAAAAGGACGGCCTGTTCTGCGAGAAGATCTTCGGGCCGGAGAAGGACTGGGAGTGCTCCTGCGGCAAGTACCGCGGGATGAAGTACAAGGGCATGATCTGCGACCGGTGCGGCGTCAAGGTGACGCACAGCCGCGTGCGCCGCAAGCGCATGGGCCACATCGAGCTGGCCGCGCCCGTCGTCCACATCTGGTTCTTCAAGGCCATGCCGTCCCGCCTCGGGACGCTCCTGGACATGAAGACCACGAACCTGGAAAAGATCATCTACTTCCAGGACTACGTCGTCGTTGAGCCGGGCCAGCTCGGGGAGGGCGACAAGCCCGTCCTCAAAGAGCGCCAGTTGCTCAACGAGGAGGAGTTCAAGCACCACCGCCAGGAGTACGGCGAGGCGTTCGAAGTGGACATGGGCGCCGAGGCGATCAAGAAGCTCCTCGAGAAGCTCAACCTCGTCAAGCTCTCCGACGAGCTGCGCGAGCGGCTCGACAAGGAAGTCGCCCGCGGCGAGAAGAAGTCCAAGCAGCGAGAAAAGGAACTCGTCAAGCGGCTCAAGACGGTCGAGGCGCTCCGCGACTCGTCCAACAAGTGCGAGTGGATGGTCCTGGAGTGCATCCCGGTCATCCCGCCGGACCTGCGGCCGCTCGTGCTGCTCGATAGCGGCAACTTCGCGACCTCGGACCTCAACGACCTGTACCGCCGCATCATCAACCGGAACAACCGGCTGAAGAAGCTCGTCGACCTGAACGCGCCGGAGGTCATCATCCGCAACGAGAAGCGGATGCTCCAGCAGAGCGTGGACGCGCTGTTCGACAACAACCGGTGCAAGCGGCCGGTGCTGGGCAGCTCGAACCGCCCGCTCAAGTCGCTCACCGACATGATCAAGGGCAAGCAGGGCCGGTTCCGCGAGAACCTGCTCGGCAAGCGCGTGGACTACTCCGCGCGGTCCGTGATCGTCGTCGGCCCCGAGCTGAAGCTGCACCAGTGCGGCCTGCCGAAGAAGATCGCGCTCGAGCTGTTCCAGCCGTTCATCATCCGCCGGCTCAAGGAGCTCCAGCACGCCGACACGATCAAGTCGGCCAAGAAGATGCTGGAACGCAAGGACGACGTGGTGTGGGACATCCTCGAAGAGGTGACGAAGTCCCACCCGGTCATGCTGAACCGGGCGCCGACCCTGCACCGCATGGGCATCCAGGCGTTCGAGCCGGTGCTCATCGAGGGCAACGCGATCCGCATCCACCCGCTCGTGTGCAAGGGCTTCAACGCCGACTTCGACGGCGACCAGATGGCCGTCCACCTGCCGCTCTCGATCGAGGCGCAGGTGGAAGCGACCGTGCTGATGATGTCCACCAACAACATCTTCAGCCCGGCCAACGGCAACCCGATCATCACGCCGTCGCAGGACATCGTGATGGGCTGCTACTACCTCACCGCGAACCGCGGCGAGGAGGGCGAGGCGGTCGAGGCCGGCGACGGGATGGTGTTCCACAGCCCGGCCGAACTGTTCCGCGCGCACGCCGAGAACAAACTCGGGATGCACGCCAAGATCCGGGTGCGGCTGCCGATCGACAAGAAGGTGGTCGGCGAGGTGAAGGACGAGAAGGGCAACCCGCGGGCCGAGGAGCTGCCGCGCAAGCCCAACGGGCTGGTCCGCACGACGGTCGGCCGCGTCATCTTCAACGACATCCTGAACCCGAAGATGGCGTTCTACGACCTGCCCCTGGGCAGCAAGTACCTGAGCCGCATCATCGCCGACTGCTACCAGGTGCTGGGCCGCCGCGAGACTATCGCGCTGCTCGACCGCATGAAGGAGACGGGCTTCCGCCAGGCCACCCGCAGCGGCCTCTCGTTCGCGTCGAGCGACCTGCGCACCCCGGAGAACAAGGAGGGGGTGCTCAAGGACAAGGACAAGGAGGTCGAGAAGGTCCGCAAGAACTTCGACCGCGGCATCATCACCGAGGTCGAGCGGTACAACCGCGTGATCGACCTGTGGATGGAGGCCCGCGACATCATCACCAAGAAGATGATGACCGAGCTCCAGAACGACCGGCGCATCGACCAGGTGAGCGGCAAGATGGTGCCGTACCTGAACCCGATCTACCTGATGGCCCACTCCGGCGCCCGCGGCGGCATCGAGCAGATCCGCCAGCTGGCCGGCATGCGCGGCCTCATGGCCAAGCCGAGCGGGGCGATCATCGAGACGCCCATCAAGTCGAACTTCCGCGAGGGGCTGACGGTGCTGGAGTACTTCTCCAGCACGCACGGCGCGCGAAAGGGCCTGGCCGACACCGCGCTCAAGACCGCCGACTCCGGGTACCTGACCCGCAAGCTGGCCGACGTGGCGCAGAACGTCGTGATCACCATGCACGACTGCGGCACCACGCAGGGCATCAGCAAGGGGATCATGTACAAGGGCGACGAGATCGACCGGCCGCTGTCGGACGCGATCCGCGGGCGGGTGAGCCGGAACACCATCGTCCACCCGACCAACGGGGCGGCGATGCTGGCCGAGAACGAGATGATCACCCCGGCCAAGGCCAAGGAGCTGGAGAAGATCGGGATCGACAAGATCACGGTCCGCAGCCCGATGACCTGCCAGGCGCCGCTGGGCATCTGCCGGCTGTGCTACGGCATGGACCTCGCGACCGGGACCATTGTCGAGGACGGGATGGCGGTCGGCATCATCGCCGCCCAGTCGATCGGCGAGCCGGGCACGCAGCTCACCATGCGCACGTTCCACATCGGCGGGGCGGCCCAGTCCCGCGGGAGCGTCGGCGACAACGAGCACAAGGCCAAAAAGGGCGGGGTGGTGCAGTTCGAGCGGGTGACCGTGGTCACCAACGAGCTGGGCCTCCGCATCGCCCTGGCCCCGCGGGCCGGCGAAGTGATCCTGCTCCGCGGCAAGGACGGCCCGGTGGTCGAGCGGTTCGGCGTGCCCCACGGGGCCGAAATCCTCGTCACCGAAGGGCAGGAGGTACCGGCCGCCACCGCGCTCGTGAAATGGGACCCGCACTCGGTGCCACTCCTGGCCGAGGAGCCGGGCATCGTCCGGTACAAGGACCTCAAGGAGGGCGTGACGGTCCGCAAGGAGCTGGACCGGGCGACCGGCGTCGAGCGGTTCACCATCATGGAGCACAAGGGCGACATGCACCCGCAGATCGTCGTGGAGGGGGAGAAGGGCCGGGAGTCCAAGGTGTACTACATCCACGAGCGGGCCAACCTGATGGTCACCAACGGCCAGAAGGTGTCCGCGGGCACGCTGCTCGCGAAGACGCCCCGCGAGGTGTCCCAGACCCAGGACATCACCGGGGGCCTGCCGCGGGTGACCGAGCTGTTCGAGGCCCGGCGGCCGCGCAACCCGGCGGTGATGGCGGAAGTGTCCGGGCGCATCCGCATCGACCCGACCCGCAAGCGCGGCAAGCGGATCATTGAGGTGATCCAGGAGACCGAGGACGGCAAGGCGCAGGGCGAGGTGCGGGCGCACCAGGTGCCGGCCGGGGCCCAGCTCCGCGTCCACATGGACGAGTACGTCAAGAACGGCGACCCGCTCGTGTACGGCCCGCTCGTGCCGCACGACATCCTCCGCATCCGCGGCGAGCAGGAGGTGCAGGAGTACTTGGTCCGCGAGGTGCAGTCGGTGTACCGCTCGCAGCGGGTGGACATCGACGACAAGCACATCGAGATCATCGTCGCCGCCATGCTCCGCAAGGTGAAGGTGACGCTGACCGGCGACACCGGCCTCCTGCCCGGGGCGGTGATGGACAAGTTCGCCTTCAGCGAGGTGAACCGGCGGCTGACCGAGGAGTGCGTGAAGGTGGCCGACCCCGGCGACACGACGCTCGTCCCCGGCCGCGTGTACAGCCGCGAGGCGTTCGAGGAGGAGCGGGCGGCGATCGAGAAGGACAAGAAGAAGAAGCAGCCGACGTTCACCGTCCCGGAAGCGGCGAGCTGCGAGGTCCAGTTGCTCGGCATCACCAAGGCCGCGGTGCAGTCGGACAGTTTCATCTCGGCCGCGAGCTTCCAGGAAACCACCAAGGTGCTGACCGAGGCGGCGCTCGCGAGCAAGGTGGACTACCTCGTGGGCCTGAAGGAGAACGTGATCCTCGGGCACCTGATCCCGGCCGGGACCGGGTTCAAGTCCCACCAGGAAGCCGAGGTGCGGATCAACGCCCCCGGCGAGGAGAGCCCGGCACTGGCCCGCACCAGCGCCCCGCCGACCCCGGACTCCACCACGGCGGGCTGA
- the rplL gene encoding 50S ribosomal protein L7/L12 produces the protein MPSVTELGDALAGLTLVQAVELKTYLKEKYQIEPAAGAVVAGPATTGPVALAAPAAEVTEFNVILEAFTDKVKTIKVVRELTGQGLGEAKATVEGAPKAIKENVDKKTAEDVKKKLEETGAKVTVKPAG, from the coding sequence ATGCCTTCCGTTACCGAACTCGGCGATGCTCTCGCCGGCCTGACGCTCGTGCAGGCTGTTGAGTTGAAGACCTACCTGAAGGAAAAGTACCAGATCGAACCGGCCGCTGGTGCGGTCGTCGCCGGTCCGGCGACCACTGGTCCGGTGGCCCTGGCTGCCCCGGCTGCCGAGGTGACCGAGTTCAACGTGATCCTGGAAGCCTTCACCGACAAAGTGAAGACGATCAAGGTGGTCCGCGAACTGACCGGTCAGGGGCTCGGCGAGGCCAAGGCGACCGTCGAAGGCGCGCCGAAGGCCATCAAGGAAAACGTGGACAAGAAGACCGCCGAAGACGTCAAGAAGAAGCTCGAAGAGACCGGCGCGAAGGTCACCGTCAAGCCGGCCGGCTGA
- the rplJ gene encoding 50S ribosomal protein L10, with amino-acid sequence MSKKIKEFELNDLRKTFKGVRDFVLLEPLKLDSAADYTFRKGLREKKVRVKMIKNSFVKKVFTENGVKVDPGSGPTLLCWGADSAKALGLAVDAMLKQLRPDPKVPAKIKEKIGVADGEAMPLEKLKEVPTKQEAIGSVIAAILGPSAAIAGALAGPGAQLASILKTIEEKGAAGAPAPAAG; translated from the coding sequence ATGAGCAAGAAAATCAAAGAGTTCGAGCTGAACGACCTTCGCAAAACGTTCAAGGGTGTCCGCGACTTCGTGCTGCTCGAGCCGTTGAAGCTCGATTCGGCCGCGGATTACACGTTCCGGAAGGGGCTCCGCGAGAAGAAGGTCCGCGTGAAGATGATCAAGAACTCCTTCGTGAAGAAGGTGTTCACCGAGAACGGCGTGAAGGTCGATCCGGGGTCCGGTCCGACGCTTTTGTGCTGGGGCGCGGACAGCGCGAAGGCGCTCGGCCTCGCGGTCGATGCCATGCTCAAGCAGCTCCGCCCCGACCCCAAAGTGCCGGCGAAGATCAAGGAGAAGATCGGGGTCGCCGACGGCGAAGCGATGCCCCTGGAGAAGCTCAAAGAGGTTCCGACCAAGCAAGAGGCGATCGGGAGCGTTATTGCGGCGATCCTCGGCCCCAGTGCGGCAATCGCGGGGGCCCTGGCCGGTCCCGGCGCTCAACTCGCAAGCATCCTCAAGACCATCGAAGAGAAGGGGGCCGCTGGCGCCCCGGCTCCTGCGGCGGGGTGA
- the rpsL gene encoding 30S ribosomal protein S12, with translation MPTINQLIKAPRVPQRSKPKHPAMQGCPQKRGVCTVVKTMTPKKPNSALRKVARVRLSNGIEVTAYIPGEGHNLQEHSIVLVRGGRVRDLPGVRYHIVRGVLDAQGVTDRKQARSKYGSKKEGK, from the coding sequence ATGCCGACGATTAACCAGTTGATCAAGGCCCCGCGGGTGCCGCAGCGGTCCAAGCCCAAGCACCCGGCCATGCAGGGGTGCCCGCAGAAGCGCGGCGTCTGCACCGTCGTGAAGACGATGACCCCGAAGAAGCCGAACTCGGCGCTCCGGAAGGTCGCCCGTGTGCGCCTCTCCAACGGGATCGAAGTGACGGCCTACATCCCGGGCGAAGGCCACAACCTGCAAGAACACTCGATCGTGCTCGTCCGCGGCGGCCGCGTCCGCGACCTGCCGGGCGTGCGCTACCACATCGTCCGCGGCGTGCTCGACGCCCAGGGCGTGACGGACCGTAAGCAGGCCCGGTCGAAGTACGGCTCGAAGAAGGAAGGCAAGTAA
- the rplK gene encoding 50S ribosomal protein L11, with protein sequence MAKQVTAQVKLQCPGGSATPAPPVGPALGAHGVNIGMFVKQFNDKTSAPAMKGLMLPVVITVYSDRSFEFKIKSPPAAILLKLAAKIPHAKKAGKEVIPADSKKGGKYKGFSVTKKQVKDIATQKMADLNARDVDHASRIIEGTARSMGLTVVEG encoded by the coding sequence ATGGCGAAGCAGGTGACGGCGCAGGTGAAGCTCCAGTGCCCCGGCGGTTCGGCCACGCCGGCCCCGCCGGTCGGCCCGGCCCTCGGTGCCCACGGCGTCAACATCGGTATGTTCGTGAAGCAGTTCAACGACAAGACCTCGGCGCCCGCCATGAAGGGGCTGATGCTCCCGGTCGTGATCACCGTGTATTCCGATCGCAGCTTCGAGTTCAAGATCAAGAGCCCGCCCGCGGCGATTCTGCTGAAGCTCGCGGCGAAGATCCCGCACGCCAAGAAGGCCGGCAAGGAAGTGATTCCCGCCGACTCCAAGAAGGGCGGCAAGTACAAGGGCTTCTCCGTCACCAAGAAGCAGGTCAAGGACATCGCCACCCAGAAGATGGCGGACCTGAACGCCCGCGACGTGGACCACGCCTCCCGCATCATTGAGGGCACCGCCCGCAGCATGGGGCTGACGGTTGTGGAAGGCTGA
- the rpoB gene encoding DNA-directed RNA polymerase subunit beta, translated as MPIPALRIIVPTDTRNFGRFGDAVEVPDLTDVQTRSYDRFLQLDVAYDKRTQTGLEGVLQEIFPIESYDKKIALEYIRYELGKPRYDADECRQLRLTYGRPFRVWLRLKKTDGTAVEEEVYLGDMPIMIGGGEFIINGAERVVVSQLHRSPGVDFVVTREADKDLHSCRIIPERGSWIEINATKKDTLGVRIDQSGKFSAVTLLRAMDPMYSTTAAILKEFFEPETVKLKDKNTRARLVGDPEANVMPMYAADDVIDPETGEVYLDAGKPFTADKVDKAMLSQLVEVQAIAYPKDPILFNSIAEDVGAGTQADSHEGALLKIYQRLRPGNPPQLEKARELFREKFQDANRYRLGRVGRFRINRKFDQTVAETEMTLRSVDFVNSIKYLLDLRANKGHVDDIDHLGNRRLRTIDELAADELRKGFLKLRRTVQERMAIRDQQDMSPRSLINPKSVSAAIEYFFGRSELSQVVDQTNPLAQLTHERRLSALGPGGLNRKRAGFEVRDVHISHYGRICPIETPEGTNIGLISSLSIYAEIDEYGFLITPYKKVHGRKLTDNVVKLRADEEGTAVLAPADTPTEGDKISADRVNGRHAGDLQMILADKVEYIDVSPKQMVGVSAGLIPFLEHDDANRALMGSNMQRQAVPLLIPEPALVSTGLEMEVAKHSGMLVRAQEDGHVVYVDAERIRLEEKDKIVREYPLRKNHGLNERTCLNQKPIVRMGQKVKKGDIIADGAATKNGELALGRNVLVAFMSWEGYNFEDAIIISERLVKNDTYTSIHIEEFDIEIRETKLGKEEFTRDIPNVSPKALANLDEHGVVQIGTYVRPGDILVGKVSPKSRSELTPEEKLLHAIFGRAGEDVKNDSLEVQSGTEGIVIAAHRFSRRAHMTEDEKKQIDKERKEIETQFNKKIAEQFREFVKALEEVLDKKELKDPNTGKQLASEKDDKTVAEQAKTFKLDNLDIRSPESQKKASKIHGRHWERIQFFIDEQERKLNSLNRGDELPSGVQQMVKVYVATKRVISVGDKMAGRHGNKGVISKVLPEEDMPFLKDGTPVDILLNPLGVPSRMNVGQILETHLGYAAAKLKFKAITPVFDGASEEEIRDVLKEAGIPTTGKSVLYDGRTGDAFDQPVTVGYIYMLKLHHLVDDKVHARATGPYSLITQQPLGGKARFGGQRFGEMEVWALEAYGAAYILQELLTVKSDDVEGRTKIYESMVKGENTLEAGTPASFDVLTHEIRGLGLNMCLEKKRV; from the coding sequence ATGCCAATTCCGGCCCTGCGGATCATCGTCCCCACCGACACGCGCAACTTCGGCCGCTTCGGCGACGCCGTCGAGGTCCCGGACCTCACCGACGTGCAGACCCGGTCCTACGACCGGTTCCTGCAACTCGACGTGGCGTACGACAAGCGCACGCAAACCGGGCTCGAAGGGGTGCTCCAAGAGATCTTCCCGATCGAGAGCTACGACAAGAAGATCGCGCTCGAATACATCCGCTACGAACTCGGCAAGCCCCGGTACGACGCCGACGAGTGCCGGCAGCTCCGCCTCACCTACGGGCGGCCGTTCCGGGTGTGGCTGCGCCTGAAGAAGACCGACGGCACGGCCGTCGAGGAAGAGGTCTACCTCGGCGACATGCCGATCATGATCGGCGGCGGCGAGTTCATTATTAACGGGGCCGAGCGCGTCGTCGTCTCGCAGCTCCACCGCTCGCCCGGCGTGGACTTCGTCGTCACCCGCGAGGCCGACAAGGACCTGCACTCGTGCCGGATCATCCCGGAGCGCGGGAGCTGGATCGAGATCAACGCCACCAAGAAGGACACGCTGGGCGTCCGGATCGACCAGTCCGGCAAGTTCTCGGCCGTCACGCTGCTCCGCGCGATGGACCCGATGTACTCCACCACCGCGGCCATTCTGAAGGAGTTCTTCGAGCCCGAGACGGTCAAGCTGAAGGACAAGAACACCCGCGCGCGGCTGGTCGGCGACCCCGAAGCCAACGTCATGCCGATGTACGCGGCCGACGACGTCATCGACCCGGAGACGGGCGAGGTGTACCTCGACGCCGGCAAGCCGTTCACCGCCGACAAGGTGGACAAGGCGATGCTGTCGCAGCTCGTCGAGGTCCAGGCGATCGCGTACCCCAAGGACCCGATCCTGTTCAACTCGATCGCGGAGGACGTGGGCGCCGGCACCCAGGCCGACTCGCACGAGGGCGCGCTGCTCAAGATCTACCAGCGGCTCCGCCCCGGCAACCCGCCGCAACTGGAGAAGGCCCGCGAACTGTTCCGCGAGAAGTTCCAGGACGCCAACCGGTACCGGCTCGGCCGCGTCGGCCGGTTCCGCATCAACCGCAAGTTCGACCAGACCGTCGCCGAAACCGAGATGACGCTCCGCAGCGTGGACTTCGTCAACTCGATCAAGTACCTGCTCGACCTGCGGGCGAACAAGGGCCACGTGGACGACATCGACCACCTGGGCAACCGGCGCCTGCGGACCATCGACGAGCTGGCCGCCGACGAACTCCGGAAGGGCTTCCTGAAGCTGCGCCGCACGGTGCAGGAGCGCATGGCGATCCGCGACCAGCAGGACATGAGCCCGCGGTCGCTCATCAACCCCAAGAGCGTCTCCGCCGCCATCGAGTACTTCTTCGGGCGGTCGGAGCTGTCGCAGGTCGTGGACCAGACGAACCCGCTGGCCCAGCTCACCCACGAGCGGCGCCTCTCGGCCCTCGGGCCGGGCGGGTTGAACCGCAAGCGGGCCGGGTTCGAGGTGCGCGACGTCCACATCTCGCACTACGGCCGCATCTGCCCCATCGAGACGCCGGAAGGCACGAACATCGGCCTCATCTCGTCGCTCTCGATCTACGCCGAGATCGACGAGTACGGGTTCCTCATCACCCCGTACAAGAAGGTCCACGGGCGCAAGCTGACCGACAACGTGGTGAAGCTGCGGGCGGACGAGGAGGGCACCGCGGTCCTGGCCCCGGCCGACACGCCGACCGAGGGCGACAAGATCAGCGCGGACCGCGTGAACGGCCGCCACGCCGGCGACCTCCAGATGATCCTGGCCGACAAGGTCGAGTACATCGACGTGTCGCCCAAGCAGATGGTCGGCGTCTCCGCCGGGCTCATCCCGTTCCTCGAGCACGACGACGCCAACCGCGCGCTCATGGGCTCGAACATGCAGCGGCAGGCCGTGCCGCTGCTCATCCCCGAGCCGGCGCTCGTCTCGACCGGCCTGGAAATGGAAGTGGCGAAGCACTCCGGGATGCTGGTCCGCGCCCAGGAAGACGGCCACGTCGTGTACGTGGACGCGGAGCGCATCCGCCTCGAAGAGAAGGACAAGATCGTCCGCGAGTACCCGCTCCGCAAGAACCACGGCCTCAACGAGCGCACCTGCCTCAACCAGAAGCCCATCGTGCGGATGGGGCAGAAGGTCAAGAAGGGCGACATCATCGCCGACGGCGCCGCCACCAAGAACGGCGAGCTGGCCCTCGGCCGCAACGTGCTGGTCGCGTTCATGTCGTGGGAGGGGTACAACTTCGAAGACGCGATCATCATCTCCGAACGGCTCGTGAAGAACGACACGTACACCTCGATCCACATCGAGGAGTTCGACATCGAGATCCGCGAGACGAAGCTCGGCAAGGAAGAGTTCACCCGCGACATCCCGAACGTGTCGCCCAAGGCCCTCGCGAACCTGGACGAGCACGGCGTCGTCCAGATCGGGACCTACGTGCGCCCCGGCGACATCCTCGTCGGCAAGGTGTCGCCCAAGAGCCGCAGCGAGCTGACCCCGGAAGAGAAGCTCCTGCACGCGATCTTCGGCCGCGCCGGCGAGGACGTGAAGAACGACTCGCTCGAGGTCCAGTCGGGCACGGAGGGGATCGTCATCGCGGCGCACCGGTTCAGCCGCCGGGCGCACATGACCGAGGACGAGAAGAAGCAGATCGACAAGGAGCGCAAGGAGATCGAGACGCAGTTCAACAAGAAGATCGCGGAGCAGTTCCGCGAGTTCGTGAAGGCGCTCGAAGAGGTGCTCGACAAGAAGGAGCTGAAGGACCCCAACACCGGCAAGCAGCTCGCGTCCGAGAAGGACGACAAGACCGTCGCGGAGCAGGCCAAGACCTTCAAGCTGGACAACCTGGACATCCGCAGCCCGGAGAGCCAGAAGAAGGCGAGCAAGATCCACGGCCGGCACTGGGAGCGGATCCAGTTCTTCATCGACGAGCAGGAGCGCAAGCTCAACTCGCTCAACCGCGGCGACGAGTTGCCGTCGGGCGTCCAGCAGATGGTGAAGGTGTACGTCGCGACGAAGCGGGTGATCTCGGTCGGCGACAAGATGGCCGGCCGGCACGGGAACAAGGGCGTCATCTCGAAGGTGCTGCCCGAAGAGGACATGCCGTTCCTCAAGGACGGCACCCCGGTGGACATCCTGCTCAACCCGCTCGGCGTGCCGAGCCGTATGAACGTGGGCCAGATCCTCGAGACCCACCTCGGGTACGCGGCCGCGAAGCTCAAGTTCAAGGCCATCACCCCGGTGTTCGACGGCGCCTCGGAAGAGGAGATCCGCGACGTGCTGAAGGAGGCCGGGATCCCGACGACCGGCAAGAGCGTGCTGTACGACGGCCGGACCGGCGACGCCTTCGACCAGCCGGTCACCGTCGGCTACATCTACATGCTCAAGCTGCACCACCTCGTGGACGACAAGGTGCACGCGCGGGCGACCGGGCCGTACTCGCTCATCACCCAGCAGCCCCTGGGCGGTAAGGCCCGGTTCGGCGGTCAGCGGTTCGGCGAAATGGAAGTGTGGGCGCTGGAGGCCTACGGCGCCGCCTACATCCTCCAGGAACTGCTCACGGTGAAGTCCGACGACGTCGAGGGCCGCACCAAGATCTACGAGAGCATGGTCAAGGGCGAGAACACGCTGGAAGCCGGTACGCCCGCCAGCTTCGACGTGCTCACGCACGAGATCCGCGGCCTCGGGCTGAACATGTGCCTGGAGAAGAAGCGGGTGTGA
- the rplA gene encoding 50S ribosomal protein L1: MKNVAKKLHDAGPVSVKQAVAELKKLKRAKFDETVEIHINLGIDPTQSDQMVRGAIPLPHGIGKSVRVAVFCQGDNVAKAQAAGADVVGGADLVERVQKQNFLDFDVALASQDMMGMVSRLGKVLGPRGLMPTPKAGTVVPASGDLAAAVREFKAGKVEYRSDKTGQIHAGVGKMSFDETKLVENINAFVEQVRSVKPSGVKGNFINGVVLSATMSPGIRLAV, from the coding sequence CTGAAGAACGTCGCCAAGAAGCTCCACGACGCCGGTCCCGTGTCCGTCAAGCAGGCCGTTGCTGAGCTGAAGAAGCTCAAGCGAGCGAAGTTCGACGAGACCGTCGAGATCCACATCAACCTCGGTATCGATCCGACCCAATCGGACCAGATGGTTCGTGGTGCGATTCCGCTGCCGCACGGCATCGGTAAGAGCGTGCGGGTCGCGGTGTTCTGCCAGGGCGATAACGTCGCGAAGGCGCAGGCGGCCGGGGCCGACGTGGTCGGCGGGGCGGACCTCGTCGAGAGGGTCCAGAAGCAAAACTTCCTCGACTTCGACGTGGCCCTGGCGTCGCAAGACATGATGGGTATGGTGTCGCGGCTCGGTAAAGTGCTCGGGCCGCGCGGCCTGATGCCGACCCCGAAGGCCGGAACCGTGGTGCCCGCGTCCGGCGACCTCGCCGCCGCCGTCCGCGAGTTCAAGGCCGGTAAGGTCGAGTACCGGTCCGACAAGACGGGGCAGATCCACGCCGGTGTCGGCAAGATGAGCTTCGACGAGACGAAGTTGGTTGAAAACATCAACGCGTTCGTCGAGCAGGTTCGGTCGGTCAAGCCGTCGGGCGTGAAGGGGAACTTCATCAACGGGGTGGTGCTGTCGGCCACCATGTCGCCGGGCATCCGGCTGGCCGTCTGA